The Prevotella sp. E2-28 genome includes the window TTATTTGAGTCATATAGTGGTGAAAGACGGAATGGGTAATACCTTGGATAATACATACTTTAACCGCTATACAGACTCGAAAAATGCAGGACCGGCTACTGCTTATGCCATTGGTAAAGTAGGAACACCTTATGAAGGGAAAGCTTGCGCCCGGTCATTTACCGTCACAAAGTTAAAGGGAACCAGTTGGGAGTTGCCATACGTAGGTATTTGTATGTCGGGATTGACTTCTACTGCCAGTTTCTCTTTTAATCATTATGGTGATGGCTTTATGAAAGCCGAGAGCAGTAATCCATCATTGGTGAGCGTGTCAACAGGTTCTCTTATTCAACTGGGTAATTTATATAGACAGTCTATTTCCATAGGAATCCATGGAACGACAGGATCTGCCACTATCACCGTAACGATGGAGGATGGTCCTAACTATGAATCTTATCCTGATAATCCACAGACATTTGTAGTAGATCTAACACCGATACCCAATATCAAGACGCTGAAAAACAAAATTTATTCGAAGTATATGTGCGATTCTTATCGTTCTTATCAAGTAGCTGCGAATGGCACTATAGGAAGAACGGTGACAAATCCGGTAGGCTATATCACATATATATCATCAAAAGACGTGGATTCTACGGTGGTGGGTAGTCGTATTCTTGTTGCTGCATCTACAGCCACTCAGTCTGCATGGGGATCGGAGGATAAAACTCACAGCGTTTCCCTAAAGGAGCAAGGATATGCAGGCTATAAGGTAACCAATGCGTTACGGGCCTATGGCTCCACGGAATGTACGGCGGCTTACCTTGCCTGGAATCATTCTGCTGGAATTCCTACTGGCGGTTCCACTCCGGCTCATTGGTACCTGCCTACAGTAAGTGCCTTATGGCATCTTGCCGATCTTTCCAAAAGTACTGCAACAGAAGCTTATGCTACAGAGATTTTTGGCAAGACCTATTGGGCATGTGACAACGAAAAAGCCGTTAATAGTGCTTGGGCGGTAACGCCTTCAACTAATGGCGGTGGTGGTACTGCTGGTAGTTTTTATAAATCTAGCAATCGCTATGTCCGCCCTTTCTTTGCTTATTGAGATGAAAAGAGTGAAGTACTTATATATAGCATGGATGGCAGTGCTGCTGTTGACGGCCTGTACAGAGGCTGATGAAACAGCAGACGGGCAGGGGCATGTACCTGTGACCCTGACCCAGACTATGCTGACACGTGCTGCTCAGAATCTGAACGAGGCGAATTTGGCTACAGGCGAGAACGTGGCAGTAAGAATTACTAATCTTGGTGCAACGACCCTCTATACCTATCAGGCTGATGGTAGTGGCGGGCTGGATGATATCAGTGCCGTGAAAGCCTATTACCCTACGGATGGTTCAACAGTAGATATTACTGCCTGTTATCCAGCAACGGCAGGGGCAGAGTTTAGCGTAGCTGCTAATCAGACAACAGATGACGCCTATCTGCAGAGCGACTTGCTGTTTGCCAGTGTAACAGGTCAGGAAAGTCAGTTGACTGCCGTGTCCCTAACCTTTAATCATAAGATGGCAAAACTGCTGGCTAATGTAACAGCCGGCGACGGCGTGAGCAGTATTACAAGCATTGAGGTGCAGAACGTGAAACGTAGCGTATCCTTCAATCAAACCACGGGTGCCGTTGCACTGAAAGGCACAGCTTCTACTATTACAATGTCAAATAACGGTGCTGCCGTTTTGCCAGCACAAACCATTGATGGTGATTTACTGGTGATTCATACTTCTGTGGGGGATGCAACTTATAGCGTATCTAATAAGTTGTTTGAGGCTGGGCGTGCTTATACTTTCACGCTCACTGTTAAGAAAGAAGCTATCGGCACTACGACGGCGATTACCGACTGGGTAGAGACGGGTTTCGACGGAAGTAATATGACACGAGTAAATGATCTTTTCATTGACCCGATTCCTGACCAACATTATAACTCAGGATATGTCAAGCCAACAGTTACCGTGCGCGACGGTAGGGGAAATATTGTAGATGCGTCCAATTACGATGTGTACTATGTCAATAACGGCTGGCATATGGGTGATGATGCAATAGCTAGTGTTGTAGGAAAGCGAGGTACCATCTATGAGAATAAGGCCGCTACGCGGCGGTTTTCCATTATTAAGGGCATCGGTGGTGAGTGGACTATTGCGCAGGGGTCTAAATCTGTATCGCCTACCTCTACCACTTTCAAGTTAGTGGTCACCCACAAATATGATGGACAACTGAAAGTTGTGAGTAACAACACGTCGAAAGTCACTGTTGACATCAAGTATAGTACCAGTAACAAAAATGAT containing:
- a CDS encoding fimbrillin family protein, which gives rise to MKRISYILLLVALLLTGCTETEESSKDRNGIPVSLSSYVLSTRAAQNLNVGHLTDGENVAVRITHDATTTLYTYQTDGSGNMTDVSATKAYYPADGSTVDIAACYPATAGTTFSVAADQQSDANYKASDLLFASVSSQTLQTTAVPLMFSHKMSKLMVNATAGGSVGNITGVEIQNVKRSVTFNQTTGATALTGSASTITMSNNGAALLPPQTIDGHLLVVHTDKGDATYSVNNKVFEAGKAYTITLVVTRQAVGDVNMISDWDETGFDNTAVAADDIYIDDIPDLPYQSGYLSHIVVKDGMGNTLDNTYFNRYTDSKNAGPATAYAIGKVGTPYEGKACARSFTVTKLKGTSWELPYVGICMSGLTSTASFSFNHYGDGFMKAESSNPSLVSVSTGSLIQLGNLYRQSISIGIHGTTGSATITVTMEDGPNYESYPDNPQTFVVDLTPIPNIKTLKNKIYSKYMCDSYRSYQVAANGTIGRTVTNPVGYITYISSKDVDSTVVGSRILVAASTATQSAWGSEDKTHSVSLKEQGYAGYKVTNALRAYGSTECTAAYLAWNHSAGIPTGGSTPAHWYLPTVSALWHLADLSKSTATEAYATEIFGKTYWACDNEKAVNSAWAVTPSTNGGGGTAGSFYKSSNRYVRPFFAY
- a CDS encoding fimbrillin family protein, with the protein product MKYLYIAWMAVLLLTACTEADETADGQGHVPVTLTQTMLTRAAQNLNEANLATGENVAVRITNLGATTLYTYQADGSGGLDDISAVKAYYPTDGSTVDITACYPATAGAEFSVAANQTTDDAYLQSDLLFASVTGQESQLTAVSLTFNHKMAKLLANVTAGDGVSSITSIEVQNVKRSVSFNQTTGAVALKGTASTITMSNNGAAVLPAQTIDGDLLVIHTSVGDATYSVSNKLFEAGRAYTFTLTVKKEAIGTTTAITDWVETGFDGSNMTRVNDLFIDPIPDQHYNSGYVKPTVTVRDGRGNIVDASNYDVYYVNNGWHMGDDAIASVVGKRGTIYENKAATRRFSIIKGIGGEWTIAQGSKSVSPTSTTFKLVVTHKYDGQLKVVSNNTSKVTVDIKYSTSNKNDTVVVNTLTSTGTFTLTLSIEEGQYYAFYDAPKTYTVLVQNNTTLSALKTRSVNGYNCEPYLYYQVAAGGGVAKTQASPIGFIADYRTDGVDESIPNSHFLVMSMEGNNCKWGSSTKAHTLAESDTRNGYSDTQLLQALGSTEATAAYIAWNKSTAIPSGGATPAHWFLPNYGQFKSIMYTMKQTGTQLLPFSNRVMWTTAESSAGNVRCFRNYDEDILSRLNSIYPKNVSFPYVHACFAY